A segment of the Leptospiraceae bacterium genome:
AAAATGAAAGACGGGAAATTAGTTTGAATCATCGTTTAACATATCTTTTTTTGGTAGAATATTTTAGAACTCATAAGGTAAAAACTTTTTTTTCCCTTTTGGGAATAATACTCAGTGTAGCATTATTTGTAACAACGACGTTCAATGGAGAAAGAGCAGAGAAAACTTTGGTTGATTTCTCTTTAGGATATTTCGGCGATAAGTTCCAAGCAAAGATAAAAAATCAAAATGATAGAATTGGAATAGAAGATTCAGTAATTGAAAAAATTTTTTATGACGAGGATCTTCGTTTTATTCAAGGGATTTCTCCTCGAATTCAAAAATCAGTTACAATTTTAGATGAAACGAGTAAGGAAAAGAATGCAAATGGAATTAATGTAATTTACCAAGGGATTGATTTAATAAAAGAAACATCCGAAATAAAGTTAAAACCAACTAAATCTTGCGAGAATTCCTCTTGTGAAAATACAAAAACTTTTATAAGCTCTGCCCTTTATGAAAAGTTAGGAAAAACTAATTTTTCATTTTTATTTGATGGAGTCTATTACAAAGTTGATGATGCAGAAGTAATCGATTCAGAAGGAGGAATTTTTATATTAGAAGATTTGAGTTTTACAAAAGAACGATTTGGGCGAATAAATTACAGTTTTTTATTACTTTCTATTCCAGACTTAAACCAAAAGAATTTGGCATTATTAAAATCAAAAGTAAATTTGTATTACCCGTTATTTGATATAGAAACATCAGAAGAAATTCGCGCACGTGCAACAAATGTTTTAAAGTCGTTTCACTTAAACTTAATTATAATATCTATGATATCAGTCCTGATTGCTTTCTTTATGGTTTCCAATACTATGAGTGGGATTTTTATTAACCGCAAACGAGAACTTGGAATTTTGCGTTGCCTTGGGACAAGTAGGGGAGAAAATCTATTTTTATTTCTTTTACAATCTTTAATTTTAGGTATTCTCGGTACTTGTTTTGGAATTTTACTAGGTGTATTTTTTTCTAAGTATTCTTTTTTTAATGGAGAGTCTACAGTAACTGATATGAATCAATCCATTTCGTACAGTAGATTGCCATTACGAATTATTGTAATTAGCTCCATCATTGGCGTAATTGGTTCTCTTGTTTCGGGGTTATTTCCTGCTATCCGCTCATCTCGATTACAGCCAATTACAATTGTAAGAGAAGATCCGAATCTTTTGCCTAGTTTTAGTTATAGGCTTTTGTTTTACTTTGGATTAGGTATTATATTTCTAGCCTATTTGTGTTCTAATATTAAACTTTCATTTTCTATTCCTGTTTTTGGACTGCTTGCCATTGGTATGATTATAATTGGGCAAACACTTTGTTTTCCTTATTTAATGCAATTATTTATGAAAAAAGTAAATTGGATTTTGGGATTTACAAAAGATTCATTTATAGAACTTCGAATTGGTTTTGAGGAAGTTTTGCAAAATGCTTCCAAAAATACTCTTACGGCTGCCACGTTAATGCTTGGGGTTTCTCTTATTATCTCCTTGTCCGTATTGACTGGTAGTTACGAAAAGTCTATTATAGATTGGACAGATAGAGAGTTTCCATTTGATTATTCTATTATCAATCAAACTGATTTAGATACAGGGACTGATTATGGAATTCCAGTTTCTCTAAGAGATACAATTTCGAAAATAGAAAATATAGAAGAAGTTGATGTATTTATTTTAAATACAAAAGCAGAAGTAGGGGATAAAATTTTTACAATTCATACATATGATATGGAATTGGCGCAGATTCGGGAAACCAAAAAAGGAATCAATTCTTATCCAACTATGGATTATGAAAAAGACATCATTATTTCGGCTAATATGGCTTATCTGAACAATTTAAAAATTGGAGATCATTTAAAAATAAATTCCAATATTGGAATTCAAGAACTTAACATCGTAGGAACCAAAGAGCATTTTTTTTCCGAAAATGGTACAATTATGATGGACTATAGACTTTTTGAAAAATTGTTCGGAATAGATTCTTATCGCTCTATTCGTGTGAACTTAATAGATAAAACAAATTCAGCCAATACAATAAAAATACTAGAAGAAGCGATTGCTTTTGATTCAAATTTAAAAATTATTAATTCACAGGAACTAAAAGAAATTTACATCGGAGGAGTGCGAAAGGTTTTTAAAGTTTTAGAATCTCTCAAGTATACAGCTGCCGTTATCGCATTTGTTTCGCTTTTTTCTTCGATTCTTTATAATTTAGGAGATAAACTTCGCTTTTTCGGAGTTATTCGATCGATCGGTGGAGGGGAAATTCAATTACAAAAAATTATTTTTGCTGAAAACTTGTTTTTAACTTTTTTTGGAACTTTCATGGGAGTTGTATCCTCTTTTTTATTAAATCCGATTATCATCTATATAATCAATAAATCCGCCTTTGGTTGGACTCTTACAGTGGAGATTCCATATATATTGATAGGTTTTTGCTTTATTTCTGTCCCATTCGTTACATTTTTAGGGACTTTGTATCCATTTTTCTTGTTAAAAAAATTAAGTTTACGAGAAATCCTTTCCTATGAATGATTCGGAAATACCGAAAATATAAATATTATGTCTGTCTCAAATATCAAAATTTTACAAGATATCGCAAATCAAATAAAGGAAGAAAACATACGTGGACGGGAGAGAATTCCCACGTCGGAAACTTTTATTAAACGAATGATGACCTTACATTCTAGAAGTGCAGAAGATATTAAGTTTTATCTCGATCAACTCAAGGAATTACATTATATCTTTATTCTAAGTGTTGTCTCATCTGATCCAGCTTTATTTGTACAAGGTGTGGATTCGTATGTATATGCAGATCAAACTATTTTGAGTGAGCTGAAACATTACACAGAACAAAGACTCACACAAATTTATGAGAGCACTTATTATAAACGAAAATCTGGATTCCAAATTATTCGAGAACTCTTACCAAAAATTAGAGAGTTTAATAATACGCAATTAGGTAGAACTTTAAATGAAGCAATTATGCTTGACGAATACATTCGATTAATCGCGACGAATGCATTTGAGTATACTGATTCTTGGCGAAAAGAAAAACTTTATAAACTTTACAGAGAAGAAGAACCATCGTATGAAACTGATTATGATTACGATAACACTGCTGGATATTCGTCTTCTACGGAACGAAGATATATGGATCCGGGTAATAGTAAATGGTCGAAAGCTGTAAATCAATTTTCGATTCGATTTTTGATTCGAATTCATTTTCGAAAATATGAATTTGATGTAGTCAAAAAATTAGTGCAAACTTCAAAAATTTCAATGTTAGATGATTTGATTTATGTTCGAAATCTGCTTAAAGAATTGGAACAACAACTTGATAAGGATACTATTCTAAAATATCATGTTGATAAAATAATAGAGCTAAGGCGTATTACCCAAGCGAAAATTAATATTCTTCGAAAAATTCAACAAAGTGTGTAAATTGTATTTCTGCAAAAAGTCGAATGAGAGAAATGATTTATTCAATTGTTTGTTTACAAAATCACTCTTTCCTTTCGTATTTATGCAAAATTCATAAATTCATTTAGATTATTTAATGATTTATTGTACGTTAGCCGCTAAGTTTTGTTTTTTTACGACAGAATTAAAAGTTACTTCTTGAAAAAAAGGGTCAAACGGATACTTTAATACTTCTGAATATTGCGCTGCGGCAGTTTTTGTATCTAGGAGTTTGATAGCAGATTCTGCAAAATAATAATGCATTTTTTTTAAATACGGAACTTTTTCTTTATTCAAATGATTTGTATCTATGGATTTAAAAATTTTATAGGCCAATGCATATTTTTCCTGATGAAAGTATAAAAGTGCTTCCGCGATTTTAGGATTTGGATTCGCGTTTGGATTTTCGATAACAGTTGTGAAATCTAATACGGGAAAAGCAGGTTTTTGTCTTCTAATAATTGTGGGTAATAAATTTTCATCTAGTTTGTCTGCTTCATTTATATATTCTTTGGCTCTTGTGACGAGTCCTTCTTTCCAATAGATTTCGGCTAGGTAGATTAACGCTTCATTATTGAACTCACTTTTCCGTACTGCTTGTTTTAAATATCCTTCTGCTTCGAGTTTTTTCCCAAGGTACAAAGAAATTAATCCTAATTGCAGATAACTTCTGTAATACGCTGGAATAATATTACTTGCTTGTATAAATTCAGACTTAGATTCCTTAAAATTTTTTTGCAAATAAAAAAACCTTCCGTAATTGTATCTAGCTGGAAAGAATAAAGGATCAAAAGAAATAATTGCGTGTAACATCGAACTAGCCTCAGCCCAATCCCCTCGTTCATTTCTTTCTAATAGTTCTACCGCTCGATTGTTGAATTCTCCTATATTTGTTATGACAGTATCTTTATAAGAAAAT
Coding sequences within it:
- a CDS encoding FtsX-like permease family protein, whose product is MNHRLTYLFLVEYFRTHKVKTFFSLLGIILSVALFVTTTFNGERAEKTLVDFSLGYFGDKFQAKIKNQNDRIGIEDSVIEKIFYDEDLRFIQGISPRIQKSVTILDETSKEKNANGINVIYQGIDLIKETSEIKLKPTKSCENSSCENTKTFISSALYEKLGKTNFSFLFDGVYYKVDDAEVIDSEGGIFILEDLSFTKERFGRINYSFLLLSIPDLNQKNLALLKSKVNLYYPLFDIETSEEIRARATNVLKSFHLNLIIISMISVLIAFFMVSNTMSGIFINRKRELGILRCLGTSRGENLFLFLLQSLILGILGTCFGILLGVFFSKYSFFNGESTVTDMNQSISYSRLPLRIIVISSIIGVIGSLVSGLFPAIRSSRLQPITIVREDPNLLPSFSYRLLFYFGLGIIFLAYLCSNIKLSFSIPVFGLLAIGMIIIGQTLCFPYLMQLFMKKVNWILGFTKDSFIELRIGFEEVLQNASKNTLTAATLMLGVSLIISLSVLTGSYEKSIIDWTDREFPFDYSIINQTDLDTGTDYGIPVSLRDTISKIENIEEVDVFILNTKAEVGDKIFTIHTYDMELAQIRETKKGINSYPTMDYEKDIIISANMAYLNNLKIGDHLKINSNIGIQELNIVGTKEHFFSENGTIMMDYRLFEKLFGIDSYRSIRVNLIDKTNSANTIKILEEAIAFDSNLKIINSQELKEIYIGGVRKVFKVLESLKYTAAVIAFVSLFSSILYNLGDKLRFFGVIRSIGGGEIQLQKIIFAENLFLTFFGTFMGVVSSFLLNPIIIYIINKSAFGWTLTVEIPYILIGFCFISVPFVTFLGTLYPFFLLKKLSLREILSYE